Proteins encoded in a region of the Verrucomicrobiota bacterium genome:
- a CDS encoding ABC-F family ATP-binding cassette domain-containing protein: MIRVDDIHIRLGAREVLRGVSLNIRDGECLAVVGPNGCGKTTLLRLIAGRMRPDRGTITMPNAWTVGYLPQEADVTAEHSLMDELRDAFAEAQAALDEMTVLEHEMAVVDPTSAEHDRILHRYGECQHLVEHYDSHTIEPRIRRVAAGLGFRETDLARSCREFSGGWQMRILLAKLLLRDPDVLLLDEPTNHLDLETTLWLEQWIARCGRTVVMVSHERATMDRLAHRIVCLEQGRADIYTGDYSSYLVQSEAKRAQHWAAYEEQQKQIASMEAFIRRFRATASRARLVQSRIKQLERMERIEQPFHPTAIHFNFPQPPHSHHDVIKLRNLGHAYGDLRVFSGLDLTICRGERVGLVGVNGAGKSTLLRLIAGREQPTEGECTIGGKVELAYFAQYDAETLTSTMTVLEALQSTAPFGQAQKARNVAGAFLFSGDDAEKPLAALSGGERTRLRLARMLFSPVNLLLLDEPTNHLDVSSRATVERALEKYTGTVIVVSHDRVFMDRATDRIIELDRGVARTYPGTYSDYLAWKERVLAEQADTGEESGPQPAVHARPIHQPATKEERVRQRQEHKATARKRRALERRVESLEGDIGQHEARLSELDAAMADRALATDHDELARLAAQRTAAAEKHNRLLAEWEKTQEQIEALGNGEG, translated from the coding sequence GGCGAATGCCTTGCCGTCGTGGGGCCGAACGGCTGCGGCAAGACGACGCTGCTGCGCCTCATCGCCGGGCGCATGCGACCCGACCGCGGCACGATCACGATGCCGAACGCGTGGACGGTCGGCTACCTGCCGCAGGAGGCCGACGTGACCGCGGAGCACTCGCTCATGGACGAGCTGCGCGACGCATTCGCCGAAGCCCAAGCTGCCCTCGACGAGATGACCGTGCTCGAACACGAGATGGCCGTCGTTGACCCCACATCTGCCGAGCACGACCGCATTCTGCATCGCTACGGCGAGTGCCAGCACCTCGTCGAGCATTACGACAGCCACACGATCGAGCCTCGCATCCGGCGCGTCGCCGCGGGGCTCGGGTTTCGCGAGACCGACCTCGCGCGATCGTGCCGCGAGTTCAGCGGCGGCTGGCAGATGCGCATCCTGCTCGCCAAGCTGCTGCTGCGCGACCCCGACGTGCTGCTGCTCGACGAGCCGACGAACCACCTCGACCTGGAGACGACGCTCTGGCTCGAGCAGTGGATCGCGCGCTGCGGCCGCACGGTGGTGATGGTCTCGCACGAGCGCGCCACGATGGACCGGCTCGCTCACCGCATCGTATGCCTTGAGCAGGGCCGCGCCGACATCTACACGGGCGACTACTCGAGCTACCTTGTCCAGAGCGAGGCGAAGCGCGCGCAGCACTGGGCCGCCTACGAGGAGCAGCAGAAGCAGATCGCCTCGATGGAGGCGTTCATCCGCCGTTTCCGCGCCACGGCGAGCCGCGCGCGGCTGGTGCAGAGCCGTATCAAGCAGCTCGAGCGCATGGAACGCATCGAGCAGCCGTTCCACCCGACGGCCATCCACTTCAACTTCCCGCAGCCGCCGCACAGCCACCACGACGTGATCAAGCTCCGCAACCTTGGCCACGCCTATGGCGACCTCCGAGTCTTCTCGGGACTTGATCTGACGATCTGCCGCGGCGAACGGGTCGGCCTCGTCGGCGTCAACGGTGCTGGCAAATCGACGCTCCTACGCCTGATCGCCGGCCGCGAGCAGCCGACCGAGGGCGAGTGCACGATCGGCGGCAAGGTCGAGCTCGCCTACTTCGCCCAGTACGACGCCGAGACGCTGACGAGCACGATGACCGTGCTCGAGGCGCTCCAGTCCACCGCACCGTTCGGCCAGGCGCAGAAGGCGCGCAACGTCGCCGGTGCGTTCCTTTTCAGCGGCGACGACGCCGAGAAACCGCTCGCGGCGCTTTCGGGCGGCGAGCGCACTCGGCTGCGCCTCGCCCGCATGCTGTTCAGCCCGGTCAACCTGCTGCTCCTCGACGAACCGACCAACCACCTCGACGTCTCGTCGCGCGCCACCGTCGAGCGCGCGCTCGAGAAGTACACCGGCACCGTCATCGTCGTCTCGCACGACCGCGTCTTCATGGACCGTGCGACCGACCGCATCATCGAGCTTGACCGCGGGGTCGCCCGCACGTATCCCGGCACGTACAGCGATTACCTCGCCTGGAAGGAACGCGTGCTCGCCGAGCAAGCGGACACGGGCGAGGAGTCCGGGCCACAGCCCGCTGTGCATGCTCGTCCGATACACCAGCCCGCAACGAAAGAAGAGCGCGTCCGCCAGCGCCAGGAACACAAGGCGACGGCACGGAAGCGCCGCGCGCTCGAGCGCCGCGTCGAGTCGCTCGAAGGCGACATTGGGCAGCACGAGGCCCGTCTCTCCGAGCTTGACGCCGCGATGGCCGACCGCGCCTTGGCCACGGACCACGACGAGCTGGCCCGGCTGGCGGCCCAACGCACGGCGGCCGCCGAGAAGCATAACCGGCTGCTTGCCGAATGGGAGAAGACGCAGGAGCAGATCGAGGCGCTCGGCAACGGCGAGGGTTAG
- a CDS encoding glycosyltransferase family 39 protein yields the protein MPSTSAGEQRSTARLFGQEPWAHALLVAALLVVGFGVRLYRIDEPPLEFHAYRQYRSALIARAYYFDMVRSVPEWRREIAGENKNRQGIWEPPVMEWIAALSYRLIGGEALVIPRVLSCLFWITGGVFLYRIARRGVSANAAVLSLGCYLFLPFGIRASRTFMPEPLMFMLTLWALDAMVRYLDAPSLRRLLVGAGVAALAVLVKPIGLFMILGAFACLILATREARRLVIRPGPIAFMAIALLPAAVYYSYTVFISGSLSGMAGKKILPHLLVQVSYWSGCAAIVQQVVGYGAFLGALVGVLLIRDALYRGLVVGLWLGYVVFALIFSYTVHTHDYWSLQLVPIVALSLGSLFDVVLRALGGMGVRWPRRALVNALGVLAIGLGAGQVVWTLRAEDFRRLPAIGRQVGELVEHSRRTVFLSSGHGKWLLYYGEIEGSAWPVEADLRARELRGQPQWTAAERLRRVIASEAPEYFIVTDMAAYDLQPELRELLTNGYPALVRTDDYVIFDLRRLIERD from the coding sequence ATGCCATCGACATCGGCAGGTGAACAGCGCAGCACGGCGCGGCTTTTCGGACAGGAGCCGTGGGCTCATGCGCTGCTCGTGGCAGCGCTTCTCGTCGTGGGATTCGGCGTTCGCCTCTACCGGATCGACGAGCCGCCGCTCGAGTTCCATGCGTACCGTCAGTACCGTTCGGCGCTGATCGCGCGGGCCTACTACTTCGATATGGTGCGGTCGGTGCCTGAGTGGCGCCGCGAGATCGCCGGCGAGAACAAGAACCGGCAAGGGATCTGGGAACCGCCGGTCATGGAGTGGATTGCGGCCCTGAGCTACCGGCTCATTGGGGGCGAGGCCCTGGTGATTCCCCGTGTCTTGTCGTGCCTGTTCTGGATTACGGGCGGCGTGTTCCTCTACCGGATCGCGCGGCGTGGGGTGTCGGCCAATGCAGCGGTGCTTTCCTTGGGGTGTTATCTGTTTCTTCCATTTGGCATTCGGGCCAGTCGCACCTTCATGCCCGAGCCGTTGATGTTCATGCTCACGCTCTGGGCGCTTGACGCCATGGTGCGGTATCTCGACGCGCCGTCGCTCCGGCGACTGCTCGTGGGCGCGGGTGTCGCGGCGCTCGCGGTGCTCGTCAAGCCGATCGGTTTGTTCATGATCCTGGGCGCGTTCGCATGCCTGATCCTCGCCACGCGGGAGGCACGGCGGCTGGTGATCCGGCCGGGGCCGATCGCGTTCATGGCGATCGCCCTGTTGCCGGCAGCGGTCTACTACAGCTACACGGTGTTCATCAGCGGATCGCTGTCCGGCATGGCGGGCAAGAAGATCCTGCCGCACCTGCTCGTGCAGGTCTCCTACTGGAGCGGCTGCGCCGCCATCGTCCAGCAGGTGGTTGGTTACGGCGCCTTTCTCGGCGCGCTTGTCGGCGTGCTGCTGATTCGTGATGCCCTGTACCGGGGCCTCGTCGTGGGGCTGTGGCTCGGTTACGTCGTCTTCGCGCTCATATTCAGCTACACGGTACACACGCACGACTATTGGAGCCTTCAGCTCGTACCGATCGTCGCGCTGTCGCTGGGCTCGCTGTTCGACGTCGTGCTTCGCGCGCTGGGCGGGATGGGAGTGCGCTGGCCACGGCGTGCGCTCGTCAACGCGCTCGGCGTGCTCGCCATCGGCCTCGGCGCGGGGCAGGTGGTCTGGACGCTGCGCGCAGAGGACTTCCGGCGGCTGCCCGCGATCGGCCGGCAGGTCGGCGAGCTCGTCGAGCACAGCCGACGCACCGTGTTCCTGTCGAGCGGGCACGGCAAGTGGCTCCTCTACTACGGGGAGATCGAGGGCAGCGCGTGGCCCGTCGAGGCCGACCTGCGGGCCCGGGAGCTTCGCGGCCAGCCGCAGTGGACTGCGGCGGAGCGGTTGCGGCGGGTGATCGCCTCGGAGGCGCCGGAGTACTTCATCGTCACCGATATGGCGGCGTACGATCTGCAGCCCGAGCTGCGCGAGCTCCTGACGAACGGCTACCCGGCGCTGGTGCGCACGGACGATTACGTGATCTTCGATCTTCGCCGGCTGATCGAGCGGGACTAA
- a CDS encoding glycosyltransferase family 4 protein, translating to MKLALTIPRYDPASAGGAEVLAKDLLEHLAGAGHTIEVLTTCARNHATWANEFEPGVTGVNGITVRRFHVNEHRDIAKLVEIQERILAFEELSHDEEKRWIANGVNSEALYRHLQAVRSEFDAFLFIPYLFGTTYWGAQIVSERSVLIPCLHDEPYAALSIFRELFDNVKGVLFNTEPERDLGIRMFDLPDYKTSVVGMGFEPAAEYDGERFRRAHRIKEPFILYSGRREHGKNTPLLLEYFRTYKRYAKNDLRLVLLGSGPVELQPIDRKYVTDLGYVSEQTKHDACAAALAFVQPSVNESLSIVIMESWLAGRPVVVHAGCAVTRDHAHRSQGGLAFGTYFEFEEILNLLLERPDAADALARNGRAYVRNELSWSKCLERFETAMRRFGLVGAPSNGAR from the coding sequence ATGAAACTCGCGTTGACCATACCACGTTACGATCCGGCAAGCGCCGGCGGGGCCGAGGTGCTTGCCAAGGACCTGCTCGAGCACCTCGCCGGGGCGGGGCACACGATCGAGGTTCTCACCACGTGCGCACGCAATCACGCGACGTGGGCAAACGAGTTCGAACCGGGCGTGACCGGCGTCAACGGGATCACGGTGCGCCGCTTCCACGTCAACGAGCACCGCGACATCGCGAAGCTCGTCGAGATCCAGGAGCGCATCCTCGCGTTCGAAGAACTGAGCCACGATGAGGAGAAACGCTGGATCGCCAACGGCGTCAACAGCGAGGCGCTCTACCGCCACCTCCAGGCCGTGCGCAGCGAGTTCGACGCGTTCCTGTTCATCCCGTACCTGTTCGGCACGACATACTGGGGCGCGCAGATCGTCTCGGAGCGCTCGGTGCTGATCCCATGCCTGCACGACGAGCCGTACGCGGCGCTGTCGATCTTCAGGGAGCTGTTCGACAACGTCAAGGGCGTGCTTTTCAACACGGAGCCCGAGCGCGACCTCGGCATCAGGATGTTCGACCTGCCCGACTACAAGACGAGTGTCGTCGGCATGGGCTTCGAGCCTGCGGCCGAGTACGACGGCGAGCGCTTCCGTCGCGCCCACAGGATCAAGGAGCCGTTCATTCTCTACTCGGGCCGGCGCGAGCACGGGAAAAACACGCCGCTGCTCCTCGAGTACTTCCGCACCTATAAGCGCTACGCCAAGAACGACCTCCGGCTTGTGCTGCTCGGCAGCGGGCCCGTCGAGCTCCAGCCCATCGATCGCAAGTACGTGACCGACCTCGGTTACGTGAGCGAGCAGACCAAGCACGACGCGTGCGCGGCGGCGCTCGCATTCGTGCAGCCGTCGGTTAACGAGAGCCTCTCGATTGTCATCATGGAGTCGTGGCTGGCGGGTCGGCCCGTCGTCGTGCACGCCGGGTGCGCCGTCACGCGTGACCACGCGCACCGCTCGCAGGGCGGGCTCGCGTTCGGCACCTACTTCGAGTTCGAGGAGATCCTCAACCTGCTCCTCGAACGGCCCGACGCCGCCGACGCGCTCGCCCGAAACGGGCGGGCCTATGTGCGCAACGAGCTTTCGTGGTCGAAGTGCCTCGAGCGATTCGAGACGGCCATGCGCCGGTTCGGACTCGTTGGAGCACCCTCGAACGGTGCTCGGTAA
- the tsaB gene encoding tRNA (adenosine(37)-N6)-threonylcarbamoyltransferase complex dimerization subunit type 1 TsaB: MLALGIETATTLGSLALARDGSVLGAETIIEDVACGSAAHSAELGPALDRLLARYGARLDEVRGIGVGLGPGSYTGLRVGVAFAKGLEFGLRMPLVGVPSFEAAAYACRGFEGTVCALVDARMGGIYAGLYRVKGDAVGVVRAPWVSKEGAFTLTVEGPLLFAGPDEGVMRKLGAGFAKAEFRQAHPDASYTALRAGQLIEDAAPGERFATIEPYYLRPSFAELSAQQEQKT; this comes from the coding sequence ATGCTCGCGCTCGGCATCGAAACGGCGACGACGCTTGGCTCGCTCGCACTGGCGCGCGACGGCTCCGTGCTGGGCGCCGAGACCATCATCGAGGACGTTGCGTGCGGGAGTGCGGCGCACTCGGCCGAGCTCGGGCCCGCGCTTGACCGGCTGCTCGCGCGCTACGGCGCGAGGCTCGACGAGGTGCGCGGCATTGGCGTCGGCCTGGGGCCGGGCTCGTATACGGGGTTGCGCGTCGGCGTGGCGTTTGCCAAGGGCCTTGAGTTCGGCCTGCGCATGCCGCTTGTCGGCGTGCCGTCCTTCGAGGCAGCGGCGTATGCCTGCCGCGGCTTCGAGGGGACGGTCTGCGCGCTCGTCGACGCGCGCATGGGCGGCATCTACGCGGGGCTGTACAGAGTGAAGGGCGACGCCGTCGGAGTTGTCCGCGCGCCGTGGGTGAGCAAGGAGGGCGCGTTCACGCTCACCGTCGAAGGGCCGCTGCTCTTCGCCGGGCCCGATGAGGGCGTGATGCGGAAGCTCGGCGCCGGCTTTGCCAAGGCCGAGTTCCGTCAAGCGCATCCCGACGCGAGCTACACGGCCTTGCGCGCCGGGCAGCTCATCGAGGATGCGGCGCCCGGCGAACGCTTCGCAACGATCGAGCCGTACTACCTGCGCCCGTCGTTCGCCGAGCTTTCAGCGCAACAGGAACAGAAGACATGA